Proteins encoded within one genomic window of Nordella sp. HKS 07:
- a CDS encoding alpha/beta-hydrolase family protein, which produces MGRRWLDFWHSLSGIGLLLGTLFFAAALTPTLVPRTFLTQGVLSGACFALGYGIGVFWRWLWAYLELPEPRERFRLIANTVIAILCAAVAVYFLWRAAEWQNSIRLLMQMEPVTSAHPTKLSLIALLTFITLLVLARLFRQVARFVAARMRRIVPRRVANVIGVVLAVLLFWLLANDMFFRLAIQAADSSFREFDALIEPDSPKPTLAVKTGSSASLVRWTDLGRAGREFVASGPTAAAISALTGRAALEPIRVYVGLNAAESPEQRARLALAELKRVGAFERSLLVVITPTGTGWIDPSALDSLEYLHEGDVASVAQQYSYLSSPLSLLVQPEYGEEAARALFREVYAYWTTLPKDRRPRLYLHGLSLGAMNSEKSAQLFEMIGDPIDGALWSGPPFASRGWRSVTDLRNAGSPAWLPQFRDGSFVRFMNQNGLGATPAAPWGPMRIVYLQYASDAVTFFDFRDLYRSPAWMERPRGPDVSPELTWYPLVTMLQLALDMAVATTTPMGFGHVYAPEHYVDAWIEVTGAPGWTADDIARLKQHLKAARTDGKKSDENRGG; this is translated from the coding sequence CGCCGCCTTGACCCCTACGTTGGTGCCCCGCACATTTCTGACGCAAGGTGTATTGTCGGGCGCCTGTTTCGCCTTGGGCTACGGCATCGGCGTTTTCTGGCGCTGGCTATGGGCCTATCTGGAGCTGCCCGAGCCCCGCGAGCGCTTCCGCTTGATCGCCAATACCGTCATCGCGATTCTCTGCGCCGCCGTGGCAGTCTATTTTTTGTGGCGCGCGGCGGAGTGGCAGAATTCCATCCGCCTCCTGATGCAGATGGAGCCGGTGACCAGCGCCCATCCGACCAAGCTCTCGCTGATCGCGCTTCTCACCTTCATCACACTGCTCGTGCTGGCGCGGCTGTTCCGCCAGGTTGCCCGCTTCGTCGCGGCGAGGATGCGCCGCATCGTGCCGAGGCGCGTCGCCAACGTGATCGGCGTCGTTCTGGCCGTGCTGCTGTTCTGGCTTCTGGCCAATGACATGTTTTTCCGTCTGGCGATCCAGGCCGCCGATTCGAGCTTCCGGGAATTTGACGCGCTCATCGAGCCGGACAGTCCCAAGCCGACGCTTGCCGTCAAGACCGGAAGCAGCGCCTCGCTCGTCAGATGGACCGATCTCGGGCGCGCGGGACGCGAATTCGTGGCCTCGGGTCCCACGGCAGCGGCGATCAGCGCACTGACCGGACGCGCCGCGCTCGAGCCGATCCGCGTCTATGTGGGGCTCAATGCCGCCGAAAGCCCTGAGCAACGCGCCAGGCTTGCGCTGGCCGAACTCAAGCGCGTCGGCGCCTTCGAGCGTTCGCTGCTGGTCGTCATCACCCCGACAGGCACCGGCTGGATCGATCCCTCGGCGCTCGACAGCCTCGAATATCTGCATGAGGGCGATGTGGCGAGCGTCGCCCAGCAATATTCCTATCTGTCGAGCCCGCTCTCCCTGCTGGTGCAGCCCGAATATGGCGAGGAGGCCGCCCGCGCGCTCTTCCGCGAGGTCTATGCCTATTGGACCACGCTGCCCAAGGACCGGCGGCCGCGCCTCTATCTTCATGGCCTGAGCCTCGGCGCGATGAACTCCGAGAAATCGGCGCAGCTCTTCGAGATGATCGGCGATCCCATCGACGGCGCCCTGTGGAGCGGGCCGCCCTTCGCGAGCCGCGGCTGGCGCTCGGTGACCGACCTGCGCAACGCCGGATCGCCCGCCTGGCTGCCGCAATTCCGCGACGGCTCCTTCGTGCGCTTCATGAACCAGAACGGGCTGGGCGCTACGCCCGCGGCGCCCTGGGGCCCGATGCGCATCGTCTATCTGCAATATGCGAGCGATGCCGTTACCTTCTTCGATTTTCGCGACCTCTATCGCTCACCCGCCTGGATGGAGCGCCCGCGCGGCCCCGACGTCTCGCCCGAGCTCACCTGGTATCCCCTCGTCACCATGCTGCAGCTGGCGCTCGACATGGCTGTCGCGACGACGACACCCATGGGCTTCGGCCATGTCTACGCGCCCGAGCACTATGTCGACGCCTGGATCGAGGTCACCGGCGCGCCGGGCTGGACGGCCGACGACATTGCCCGGCTCAAGCAGCATCTGAAAGCCGCGCGGACCGACGGTAAGAAGAGCGATGAGAATCGCGGCGGATGA